The window ACAGGAATCAACACACACCCCCTACTTACCAATAGAACGCTCTATCTGACGCAACTCCTTGGGACTAAAAAGCCTATGAACATCAAGCACAATAAGATACCCATCCTCTTGATGCACAACACCCTCAATATACTCCGTCCCTATACCAGTAAAAACCTCAGGCGGAGGCTGAATCCTTGAACGCTCAATAGAAACAACACGCAAAACCTTATCTATAATAATGCCAATTCTATTATTGGAAACCTCAAGAATCAAAATACCACTGAGCAACCTGTCCTCCTCGGACAACTCCGGAGACTCTATATTAAAACGCCTATGCAAATTAATCACAGGAA is drawn from Spirochaetia bacterium 38H-sp and contains these coding sequences:
- a CDS encoding chemotaxis protein CheW; amino-acid sequence: MADNSNIQLVTFQLGNEFYGVDIFDVKEIQRLHEIRPIPNAPPFIEGIFKLRRDILPVINLHRRFNIESPELSEEDRLLSGILILEVSNNRIGIIIDKVLRVVSIERSRIQPPPEVFTGIGTEYIEGVVHQEDGYLIVLDVHRLFSPKELRQIERSIGK